One stretch of Kogia breviceps isolate mKogBre1 chromosome 18, mKogBre1 haplotype 1, whole genome shotgun sequence DNA includes these proteins:
- the LOC131745313 gene encoding LOW QUALITY PROTEIN: immunoglobulin superfamily member 23-like (The sequence of the model RefSeq protein was modified relative to this genomic sequence to represent the inferred CDS: deleted 1 base in 1 codon) — MRCPLGAAGSGHSPAWRRMLLTGSLLAFFASSELPSSAFLDPLTEGADAHLPVPRSLDGVLSTSWFRGHKAQPEAMIFSPEGLPGPGHTGRETLDTQGSLVIRNVTTQDAGSYTVVLETSRGRRSVTEQIQASHCWWPLPLRSTGSRRAGSAADSQSKAVVDPTDPVPSKPKPTLSLSGSSAFALTVAA, encoded by the exons ATGAGGTGTCCTCTGGGCGCCGCCGGCTCCGGCCACAGCCCCGCCTGGAGAAGGATGCTTCTAACAG GCAGCCTGCTCGCATTCTTCGCCTCCTCGGAGCTGCCCTCCTCTGCGTTTCTGGACCCCTTGACCGAAGGAGCCGATGCCCACCTGCCAGTCCCCAGAAGCCTCGATGGCGTTCTCTCCACTTCTTGGTTCCGAGGGCACAAGGCCCAGCCAGAAGCCATGATCTTCTCCCCTGAGGGCCTCCCAGGGCCCGGCCACACTGGCCGGGAGACGCTGGATACCCAAGGCAGCCTGGTCATCAGAAATGTGACAACTCAAGATGCAGGCAGCTACACCGTGGTGCTGGAAACCAGCAGGGGACGCAGGAGTGTGACGGAGCAGATACAG gcctctcactgttggtggcctctcccgttgcggagcacaggctccagacgcgcaggctcagcggcc GACTCCCAGTCCA AAGCCGTCGTGGATCCCACAGACCCTGTGCCCAGCAAGCCGAAGCCTACCCTCTCCCTGTCAGGAAGCTCTGCC TTTGCCCTCACCGTGGCCGC CTAA